One Saccharopolyspora erythraea NRRL 2338 genomic region harbors:
- a CDS encoding DUF3073 domain-containing protein encodes MGRGRAKAKQTKVARELKYSSPAMDVEALQRELSSESPGERSDEDRDDSYDDGYDDYRR; translated from the coding sequence ATGGGGCGCGGCCGGGCTAAGGCCAAGCAGACGAAGGTGGCCCGCGAGCTTAAGTACAGCTCCCCCGCCATGGACGTCGAGGCATTGCAGCGCGAGCTGTCCTCGGAGTCACCTGGCGAGCGGTCCGACGAGGACCGCGACGACTCATACGACGACGGGTACGACGACTACCGGCGTTGA